A region from the Zonotrichia leucophrys gambelii isolate GWCS_2022_RI chromosome 21, RI_Zleu_2.0, whole genome shotgun sequence genome encodes:
- the C21H1orf159 gene encoding uncharacterized protein C1orf159 homolog, whose product MEVPFVLLLTRLVAEVAGKSTENSVPDPECCVEMLDSNSSCPVTHQCSPGCYRRWNEDGSSSCIRCRNETLPSPAGHNLSECRNSGSRGMNSHVNMSSPFIQNFGGPEVAASLILGTFFLSLFLILSVASFFYLKRANKLPKIFYRRNKASVLQPSETASMISPPASSVRKPRYVRRERAAVPPGAADSRVSNV is encoded by the exons ATGGAGGTGCCCTTCGTGCTGCTCCTGACCAGGCTCGTGGCAGAAGTTGCaggaaaatccacagaaaacTCA GTGCCAGACCCAGAATGTTGTGTGGAAATGTTGGATTccaacagctcctgcccagTCACCCACCAGTGCAGCCCAG GATGCTACAGGAGGTGGAATGaggatgggagcagcagctgcatcagGTGCAGGAACGagaccctgcccagccccgctgGGCACAACCTCAGCGAGTGCAGGAACT ctgggagcagagggatgaaCTCCCACGTGAACATGAGCTCTCCTTTCATCCAGAACTTTG GGGGCCCTGAAGTCGCCGCCTCTCTGATCCTGGGGACGTTTTTCCTCAGTTTGTTCCTGATCCTTTCTGTGGCTTCTTTCTTCTACCTCAAACGAGCCAACAAACTCCCAAAGATTTTCTACAGAAGGAACAAAg CATCTGTTCTCCAGCCCAGTGAAACA GCATCCATGATCTCTCCTCCAGCTTCTTCAG TGCGGAAGCCGCGCTACGTCCGCCGCGAGCGCGCCGCGGtcccgcccggcgccgccgaCAGCCGGGTCAGCAACGTGTGA